Proteins encoded together in one Pseudomonas sp. Seg1 window:
- the pxpB gene encoding 5-oxoprolinase subunit PxpB: protein MNPRIEVVALDCLMLRLFDEIAEANMPWMLAASERLRQAFGTQLIDLVPSYTTLMVHYDLTSLSPNQARELIAQALVDLSPNARTGGQCHVLPVWYDLSVGPELSLLAERSGLALEEVIRRHSAREYQVFALGFAPGFAFMGLVEEILAAPRLSTPRKKVAAGSVGIAERQTAAYPVVSPGGWNLIGRTPAKLFDRNRDGYSLMQPGDTVRFEAVSHAEFIRFGGDDTPLEALA from the coding sequence ATGAACCCAAGGATTGAAGTGGTGGCACTGGATTGCCTGATGCTGCGTCTGTTCGATGAAATTGCCGAGGCCAACATGCCGTGGATGCTGGCGGCCAGCGAGCGGTTGCGTCAGGCCTTCGGCACGCAGTTGATTGATCTGGTGCCGTCCTATACGACGTTGATGGTGCATTACGACCTGACTTCATTGAGTCCGAATCAGGCGCGGGAGTTGATTGCGCAGGCGCTGGTCGACCTGTCGCCGAATGCGCGAACCGGCGGCCAGTGTCATGTGCTGCCGGTCTGGTACGACCTGAGTGTCGGACCGGAACTGAGCTTGCTCGCCGAGCGCAGCGGTCTGGCGCTGGAGGAGGTGATTCGCCGTCACAGCGCCAGGGAATATCAGGTGTTCGCGCTCGGCTTTGCGCCGGGTTTCGCTTTCATGGGGTTGGTCGAAGAGATTCTGGCGGCGCCACGGCTGAGCACTCCACGGAAAAAAGTCGCGGCCGGCAGCGTCGGGATCGCCGAACGCCAGACCGCCGCCTATCCCGTGGTCTCCCCCGGCGGCTGGAACCTGATTGGCCGCACGCCCGCAAAGCTGTTTGACCGCAACCGCGATGGCTACAGCCTGATGCAACCCGGCGACACCGTGCGTTTCGAAGCGGTGAGCCATGCCGAATTCATCCGTTTTGGCGGCGATGACACGCCTCTGGAGGCGCTGGCATGA
- a CDS encoding biotin-dependent carboxyltransferase family protein, with product MSGLKIEASTPLCLLQDAGRFGVRHLGVTQGGAADWRSMSWANWLLGNGLDVPVVEITLGGFAVVAEEDCLLALAGADLGAQIDGQPVAPWRSFKLARGQKLQFTQPLLGARAYLAAPGGFDAPKVLGSSATVVREELGGLDGMGLPLAKGATLTYQGHALLVREVPMEYRPDLRLNTPLDLVLGAQIGEFSGQSLFDLFNSAWTLDSRADRMGIRLLGKALQYHGQPMISEGIPLGAVQVPPDGQPIVLLNDRQTIGGYPRLGALTPLALARLAQCLPGAKVRLRPVVQDVAHREHVEYLQRFINR from the coding sequence ATGAGCGGACTGAAGATTGAAGCGAGCACGCCGCTGTGCCTGTTGCAGGACGCAGGACGTTTTGGCGTGCGGCATCTGGGCGTGACCCAGGGCGGTGCGGCGGACTGGCGTTCGATGAGCTGGGCCAATTGGCTGCTGGGCAATGGGCTGGACGTGCCGGTGGTCGAAATTACCCTTGGCGGGTTTGCCGTGGTGGCTGAGGAGGACTGCTTGCTGGCATTGGCCGGAGCCGATCTCGGCGCGCAGATCGACGGGCAGCCAGTGGCGCCGTGGCGCAGTTTCAAACTGGCCCGAGGGCAGAAGTTGCAGTTCACTCAGCCGCTGCTCGGTGCCCGTGCTTATCTTGCCGCACCCGGTGGATTCGACGCGCCGAAGGTGTTGGGCAGCAGTGCTACGGTGGTGCGCGAAGAACTTGGCGGTCTGGATGGCATGGGCTTGCCGTTGGCCAAAGGCGCGACGCTGACTTATCAGGGGCACGCCTTGCTGGTTCGTGAGGTGCCGATGGAATATCGTCCGGATCTACGGCTGAATACGCCGCTGGATCTGGTGCTCGGTGCACAGATCGGCGAGTTCAGCGGGCAGAGTCTGTTTGATCTGTTCAACAGCGCGTGGACGCTCGACAGTCGCGCCGATCGCATGGGCATTCGCTTGCTCGGCAAGGCGTTGCAGTATCACGGCCAGCCGATGATTTCCGAGGGTATTCCGTTGGGGGCCGTGCAGGTGCCGCCGGATGGGCAACCGATTGTGCTGCTCAACGATCGGCAGACCATTGGCGGCTATCCGCGATTGGGGGCGCTGACGCCGTTGGCGTTGGCGCGGCTGGCGCAGTGTTTGCCGGGGGCCAAGGTGAGGTTGAGGCCGGTGGTGCAGGACGTCGCGCACCGGGAGCATGTCGAGTATTTGCAGCGCTTTATCAATCGCTAA
- a CDS encoding VWA domain-containing protein, whose product MLLNLFNEMRAAKVPVSVRELLDLINALKQRVTFADMDEFYYLSRAILVKDERHFDKFDRAFGAYFNGLEKLDDHLQALIPEDWLRKEFERSLTDEERAQIQSLGGLDKLIEEFKKRLEEQKERHAGGNKWIGTGGTSPFGSGGFNPEGIRVGDAGKRQGKAVKVWDQREYKNLDDSVELGTRNIKVALRRLRKFARQGAAEELDIDGTIDHTAKDAGLLNIQMRPERRNTVKLLLLFDIGGSMDAHVKICEELFSACKTEFKHLEYFYFHNFIYESVWKNNMRRTSERFSTQDLLHKYGADYKVIFIGDAAMAPYEITQAGGSVEHWNEEPGYLWMQRFMEKYKKLIWINPYPKDTWGYTSSTNIVRDLIEDQMYPLTLRGLEEGMRFLSK is encoded by the coding sequence ATGTTGCTCAACCTGTTCAATGAAATGCGTGCAGCCAAGGTACCGGTGTCGGTGCGCGAACTGCTCGACCTGATCAACGCGCTGAAACAGCGCGTGACCTTCGCCGACATGGACGAGTTTTACTACTTGTCGCGGGCGATTCTGGTGAAGGACGAGCGGCATTTCGACAAGTTCGACCGCGCGTTCGGCGCCTACTTCAATGGTCTGGAAAAACTCGACGATCACTTGCAGGCGCTGATTCCCGAAGACTGGTTGCGCAAGGAGTTCGAGCGCTCGCTGACTGACGAGGAACGCGCGCAGATCCAGTCCCTCGGCGGCCTGGACAAACTGATCGAAGAGTTCAAGAAGCGCCTGGAAGAACAGAAGGAGCGCCACGCCGGCGGTAATAAATGGATCGGCACCGGCGGCACCAGCCCATTCGGTTCCGGCGGTTTCAACCCGGAAGGCATTCGGGTCGGCGATGCCGGCAAACGCCAAGGCAAAGCAGTCAAAGTCTGGGATCAGCGCGAGTACAAGAACCTCGACGACTCGGTGGAACTGGGCACGCGCAACATCAAGGTAGCCCTGCGCCGTCTGCGTAAATTTGCCCGCCAGGGCGCGGCGGAAGAACTGGACATCGACGGCACCATCGACCACACCGCCAAGGACGCCGGCCTGCTCAACATCCAGATGCGCCCGGAACGGCGCAACACAGTGAAGCTGCTGTTGCTGTTCGACATCGGCGGCTCGATGGACGCGCACGTGAAGATCTGCGAAGAACTGTTCTCGGCCTGCAAGACCGAGTTCAAGCATCTGGAGTACTTCTACTTCCACAACTTCATTTATGAATCGGTGTGGAAGAACAACATGCGCCGCACTTCCGAGCGTTTCTCCACTCAGGATCTGCTGCACAAGTACGGCGCCGACTACAAAGTGATCTTCATTGGCGACGCGGCCATGGCACCTTATGAAATCACCCAGGCCGGCGGCAGCGTCGAGCACTGGAACGAGGAGCCGGGCTACCTGTGGATGCAGCGTTTCATGGAGAAGTACAAGAAGCTCATCTGGATCAATCCGTATCCGAAAGATACGTGGGGCTATACCTCGTCGACCAATATCGTGCGCGATTTGATCGAGGATCAGATGTATCCGCTGACCCTGCGTGGGCTTGAGGAAGGGATGCGGTTTCTGTCCAAATAA